A part of Syntrophorhabdus sp. genomic DNA contains:
- a CDS encoding FAD-dependent oxidoreductase has translation NVISSHDIEAFVSGQSTKKGLMWTLAAKVGKDVAGSPALMRKMLGLNFPIKKRVAIIGGQFAGCELALTLMEKGKQVRIIEETKRLGADIGPVTRWVEMDMLRKGGVAMETLTKVKEIADKGVKATREDGTEVFFDADTVLLALGLKENMELADKLKGKVPEVYVVGESAGGGGKKRLREAMNSGRDVGAKI, from the coding sequence AACGTGATATCGAGTCATGACATAGAGGCCTTTGTAAGCGGCCAGAGCACGAAGAAGGGCCTCATGTGGACACTGGCCGCGAAGGTCGGGAAAGACGTGGCAGGCAGCCCCGCTCTCATGCGCAAGATGCTGGGCCTCAATTTCCCCATCAAGAAAAGGGTTGCCATTATCGGCGGCCAGTTCGCGGGTTGCGAGCTTGCGCTGACCCTCATGGAGAAGGGAAAGCAGGTGCGGATCATAGAGGAGACGAAACGTCTCGGCGCGGATATCGGTCCCGTGACCAGGTGGGTCGAGATGGACATGTTGAGGAAAGGCGGCGTCGCCATGGAGACCCTGACGAAGGTGAAAGAGATCGCCGACAAGGGCGTCAAGGCGACGAGGGAAGACGGAACAGAGGTCTTTTTTGATGCCGACACGGTCCTTCTGGCCCTTGGCCTGAAAGAGAACATGGAACTTGCCGACAAGCTGAAGGGCAAGGTTCCCGAGGTGTACGTTGTTGGTGAAAGCGCCGGCGGAGGAGGGAAGAAGAGGCTGAGAGAGGCCATGAACTCCGGCCGCGACGTGGGCGCGAAGATCTAG